In the Gorilla gorilla gorilla isolate KB3781 chromosome 1, NHGRI_mGorGor1-v2.1_pri, whole genome shotgun sequence genome, cttttaaagacagaataatattccattgtgtatatatataccacattctaTTTATCCACTTGTATACTGATGGACTCTTGGGTTGCTTCTGtattttggctcttgtgaataatactgctatgaacatggatgtacaaatatctcttcaagactctgctttcaatttcatccttgtattaatatttttaacccACCTGgatctttttatttaaagtggTTTACTGCAGACAGCATATGATTGGTTCTTGCTTTTCTATCCAATTTGTCCATCTCCACCTTTTATTGGCACACTCAGCCCATTTATAGTAATACAATCATCAGTCTGGTTGAGTTTAAATCTACCACTTCATTATTCGTGTTCTATTTGCCCCATCTACCCTTTGCTCATTTTCCCCTCctttcctgctcacttttggatTAACTGAGTATTTTGTAATGATTACATTAAAGTTTCTTGTTGAAACCTCCAACTATGATTGTAAATACATCAATTTTTCCTTCCAATTCTCTcagttttacttattttcaaGCTCTACTATTAGAAGTATAAACATTTAGGATTATGTCTTCTTTGTAAGTAGATCACTTTATCATCATAAAAAGTCCCTCTATCTCTGGATCTATTTCTTGTTCTGAAGCCAGCGTTGGTATTATTACTATCCGCATTTACCAttttccatgttgtagcatatgtcagaaatTTGTTCTTATCAGTATTGCCATTCAGAGATAGAGCTTGTTAGCTGtatgtatctctttttttttttcagtgtttgctCTAGAATTTGCAGCATATATCTTTAACTTAGCACAGTCTACCTTCAAATTATAATTTCATGGATAATATAAGGACCTTACAACAGTATTcttccatcctcccaccccatcctTTGTACTActgttgtcatacattttacttcCACATGTTATAGCCTCATAAAATGCTGTCATTATTTTTGCTGTgaagaatcaattttttttttttttgagatggagtctcactctgttgcccaggctggagtgcagtggcgcgatcttggctcactgcaatgtccgcctctgtggtttaagcaattctcctgtcttggcctcccaagtagctgggattacaggcgcctgccaccatgcccaactaatctttgtatttttaggagagatggggttttgccacgttggccaggctggtttcgaactcctgacctcaggtgatccacctgcctcagcctcccaaagtgctaggattacaggcgttgagtcactgcgcccagcaattTTCGCtatttctgtgtgtttatgtttttcattaaatttattaaaaatttcactatttctttacatattttttctctccctttttcttctcaGATTCTAATTAGATTGCTTGATATTGTCCGGTGGCTCACTGAAGCTctgttcactttcttttttttctttttttcttttttgagacagagtctcgctctgttacccaggctggagtacagtggcatgatctcagctcactgcaacctctgcctcccaggttcaagtgattttcttgcctcagcctcctgagtaactgggactacaggcgcatgccaccatgcccaactaattttttgtatttttagtagagatgggttttcaccgtgttaggctcTGTTCACTTTCACCCCGccatctgtctttctctttgagcttcattttggatagtttctattgctatgtcaTCAAGTTGACTGACCTTTTTTTTTGCAGTGTCTAATCTGTTGTTAACACCATCCAATTTATTTCCAGAAGTTCCATTTTGGTCTGTTTTAGATATCTATTTCTTTCCTCATTGGGTTCAAGCTTTCCTTTACATCTTTAAGTTTACTAATAAGATTTATAATACTCATTTTAAGGTCTTTGTTTATGAATCCCATCATTTCCGTCCATTCTGAATTTGTTTCTGATTGATTTCTCCtgattttttattgtaattaattattaaattattattattattttttaatctatccatccatccatccatccatccatccatccttccttccttctttccacccatctatttatttgagatagggtctcactatattgcccaggctggtcttacactcttgggctcaagcaatcctcccactttagcctttcaagtagctgggactacaggtacacaccactatATCTGgcttatgtgttttattttttggtttctttttatgcctgatagtttttttttttttttttttttgagatggagtctcactctgtcgcccaggctggagtgccagtggtgtgatctcggcttactgcaacctctgcctcccgggttcaagtgattctcctgcctcagcctcctgagtagctgggattacaggtgtgcgccaccacacctggctaatttttgtatttttagtagacatagggtttcaccatgttggtcaagctggtctcaaactcctgacctcgtgatccacctgccttggcctccctaagtgctgggattacaggtgtgagccaccgcaccaggccatgCCTGGTAGTTTTTGATTGGTGCCAGACATTGTAAATTGTACATTGTTGGGTGCTGAATTTTGTTGTAGCATAAAGAGTGTTGGATTTTGTTGTAAAATGCAATTAAATTACTTTTGGATTAGTTTGATTCTTTAAAGGCTTCCTTTTAAGCTTTGTTATGGTGGGTCCATAGCATCTTTTATTCTGGTACTAATTTAGCCCATTTAGGTATGACCATTTTGAGAACCCCAACCAATACCCTGTGTATTATAAGTCTCTCTACTCTGGCTCTAACTAGTCCCACACCTGTGTGAGCACCAGGCATTGTGCAACCTACTGCATTTTAGGTAGTTCTTCCCCTGGTTTCAGAGAGTGTTCTCCTATGTGTATACAACTCTGTAATCAGACAAAGACTCAAGGGGACCCCGCTCCAAATCTCTGAAGTGCTCATGCTCATCCTAGCACGCTCTCTCTATGGTTCCTTCTTTGGTACTCAGCCTCATAAATCTTAGCCTCCTTGACCTCCCCAAATTCTGATTTCTGCCTTCTCAATTCAGTGAGACAGCTGGGCCCAGTTTCCATTTTCCCCACCTACACTGCAGTGTGGAAACTGCTTCAAGGCAGTACACTGGGGCAATAACACGGCTCACATtgtctgtttcctttcttttggggatGACAGTGCTGCATAATTTGTGTTCCACTGTCTTAAAAACcacagcttctttttcttttttctggtttgttttcaGCAAAAAAGCAACTTCCATAGTGCTTCAAGGgcggaagaaaaatgttccaatgCTTTTTTAGATGCTATGCCTATGTGTATGTAACTTTCATGTCTTCATTCACAACCCTATTCCTGTTCACAACCCAAATTAGTAGACTGAGGTATCTGACATATTAAGtaatgtgagagagagacagacagatagaacAGGAACAAGTAATGAGCCTGATGCTGTGGTAGAGAACATGCTATCTAGACACCTGGGTTCTAGCCCCAGTTCTGTCACTAATGGGGTGTATGCTTTTAGTAATTTAACATCAcaatgccttagtttcctcaccaCATATAACAACTATGGAATAAGACTATGGGTACTTTTCCCACAAAACACTGTTACTCTCCTTATTTCCTCTTAAATCCATTCCCACCAGCTAACACCTTTTTAGGACAAAGCTATAACTGGCCAAATTCTTTAGCATGCTTTCTACCCCAGAAAAATCAAACTGAACTAAGCTATGGGATTTTTGCCAAGCCACAGTTATAATTAAAATACTATAGCCAAAACACACAAAGCTAGATTATATGCTAACTTCCAAATAAAACCTGTTTCTCTTCTGTACTTTCTACAAGTAGAAACCAAAACCATTCCTTGTTCATCAAGCCTATTAATTATTCAGACAAATGCttactttccattttttctaAAGAAtccatagaaaataattttggttttattatCAATATTAAGAATACCAACTTTTCCCTGCTAATTTCTTATCTTAGAGTACCTCAATACACAGAAAGAATCTCCTTCACTAGATTCATTTCCTTGGGCAATTAAAGAATCTTTTACTGACAAAGCCATTTCCTAATTCTGCTTGAGGCAAGGAAGCTACATTGTTAGTAAacaatttatgttattttactcAAGCAGATTCTTCACCACATATTTTCCTGTGGTCTTCCTAGGCCAGCCCTTTAATTCCTCActcccactctctctttctctctgtctctgtctgtctgtctgtctgtctgtgtctctgtctttcaTAGCTCAGTATTCTTTTCCACACCCAAGGAAGTGACAGAGCACCAAGCTGTAGGGGAACAGTGCAGTGGGCAGAATCGCAATCAGCCATTACCTGGTGAGATCCAGAAGGCAGACTCTTCACAAGACCCTCAGTGTCGGAGGGGGACTTCCGAGGAGCCTGCTTAACTGGTGACAAACTCTCTGATGTACTGCAGCTGATGAATTGGCAATTTGAagaacaaatgtaaaaaataataataataaataaatagaaacaaaaatatagaaatgcaactgacgGCAAGATGAAGcaacagatatataaaaacaaaagacaacataACAATGGGTATCAAAACGATCAcgtttttaaactattttctatACCTGACACTCACTCATTCTTCTAAGTCAATGAACTCATCACTGGGGGAGGCACAGAAACAAATGTGGTACAACCTCTTCAACCCAGTTTACAAAAATCATATTGGAATTCTAGTTACAATACACATTTATCCTTTTGCTGTTTGTCTTTTCCCCCTGCCATCAACCCTCCTTTGGGATAAAGGTTTAAGGGAACAAGTTCTATGGTACCTTTTATTAGCTTAATGGCAATTCACTTTTGTTATAATCAAAGGCAAACCTCTTCTGAATGTATGTTTTAAATTACAGATATATATCCAGGCAAGTCTTGGCTTATCTTGTTCTCTCCATATTTTTATTCCCTACCAATACCACAATCAAATCCCCCCAAAAACCCAGGAAGTCATGAATGAGAAATTAGGGAATGCCATGTCACACAGGCTGAACCTTTTCACGGTGACAGTAGTCTTTAACAACAAGCACTATCTCATAAATGAATCAGGGAAAGTGAATGCCAGGAAGTAAGAAAGCTGGGGTACAGCGTAGGGATTTTCCAATGAGATGTGTCATCAGTACAGCTTAAAGCCTTTTGATATATACTTTGAAAACTTAGGAGTTTGGGGAGAATCACATTTAAAGTGTCATTACTAAGACCAAAGCATACCATGCATTCTGCAAACTGTtccttctgtgaaatgggaggCTACATGCTCTGAACCAAAATGGTTTAATTATTCTAATACATAATCAGTCAGGATCTTAATTATTGataacataatacatatatgaaaaaagaaaactaatgcacacacacacacatatacacaatggcatTTTACATGAAGAGCACAAATATTCAGATGTGCATAAAAACTCTATGTAACTTCACAATCCAATTTCATCCAGATAGTATGCTCAACATGTTTCCAATACAAACATGTGACATATTCATGGACAAATCATAATAGCTGTTGGGTTAGCTCAGAGCTAGCTGGTTAGTCATCAACAAGGGAGAGGGGCTGAATACATACACAGGAATATTAACAGTAATGGGCAATGTGATTAGTTACCATGTGTCTAGTGGGAGTGGAAGAGGAGACCCAGCCCTGTTATAGTCCCAATGTGTCTTCTATGTCAGCTTTTCTTAAGAAGTGGAAGATAAGCAGGATCTGATCCCAGCACACCAAGGTAGAAAAGGTGGAGGAGGAAAAAAACCAAAGTAAGAAGAACAGCAGCATTCATGATGCCATGCAGGAGTCTAAGGAACTCTTTCCTGCCCCTCATTAACCCCGAAGCAAGAACTACAAAGACCGGCATGTCACCACCCTGGATTAGTCTCATGTTGAAACCAATAGTCCAGCTATATTTAATCATAAAACACTCACCATGCAAGGGGGGCAGATACAGTCAGCAGAATAGAAGCATTCCAAGCAAGTAATATCTGAATTTGAATACTCaaacttgttaaaacacagcACTCCTAAAAACTCTAGATCAGCAGAGCCCATAGATAGAGGTTCCCACCATCCACCAGCAAGAGAGTTCAGGACATGCAATCCTTTCACATCAGAGTCCCTTCAGGATGGTGAAAGTTAGATCTGTGCAGCACCTGCAACACTGCTCATGCTATATCAACTTGAATCCAGCCTCTGCTCCCAGTCTTACCACATGAGTTCTATATAGCTTATATGGGTTAGCTTTCCAACTGGAGTGGGGAAAAGAGAAGGTCCTTTAATTAGATACGCACCCTATGCTTAAACGTGTTCCATCTGAGAAGccataaacaaaaagaaagtctatttttctttattgctgaTATATTTTGTCATCAACTCTTATTATCCCATTTTGGGTGAATCTAGCTAAGAATGATCAAAGCAATAAAGCTACTTAAGCTTGGAGTGGGGTAGGGGAACTACAAAAAGGAAAAGCCCTGCATCATCATCACACTGGGCTGGGGGAGGTAGTTTATTAAAACcactgctttttcttcttctttctttctttctttctttttttttaaagagacaggatcttgctatgttgcctaggctagattCAAAcgcctcggctcaagcaatcctcctgccacagcctaagtagctgggacttacaggcacatgccactaatTCCAGCTCACAACTTCTTAATTAGGGTTTTATATTTCCTAACTGGAAAGAACCACCTTGTGAGTTTATTAGCAAGAAATTGAAATTAAACTCTTAAATTGGGTAAGTGATGTCTTAAGAATACTGATTGCATAGTGGATGGTATTGAAACACAGAACACAGACTGCTGAGCAGCTCATCTCACCAAACCTAAGAAGGAAACTGGAACAGAGATTAGAATCATATTCCACATTTAATAGCAGGCCCACTGATTTCCACTTGCCCATGTTAGAACACCTCCTAAGGAGACTGCCTGATTCTGACATGAAAGAAAATAGTagttaattctttaaaatatgtttttcattaAATACAGAAGTTTCTATAAACCCTgattccctccctccacccctgccctaaaaaaacagtgtttcttacCCAGTGTAATCCCGTTTAGAGTTTTTCCTTCTATAGAGGACAGCCAGAATCATGCTGATGAGCAGAGTGAGACCTAGGACCACAGCAGTAACTATGCCCACCACTACCCAAACTGGAAACACAGGCAAATTCtctagagagaaagaacaaaatagtTTTAAGGTACATTGCTACACAGAGAAAACAtggaattttattaaattaacgAGCAAGTATCTTCATTTAGCAGTTACTGCACCCTCTTTTATTATCCAAATTATGAGATCCTACTATCTATCCTATTACTATGTAATTCATGACATGTGAATATTAGATGAGAAAGAATGAACTATGGAACTAAGCATTTCTACACCTACAATCCCTCTCAGTGCTCTAAAGAAAAACCGGAGGTGTGAATTTACCTGGATCTACTCTCCGACAAagcagactttgtctcaaaaatgagACACCAGAACCTGCATTTCCTGTTTGTTCTCaaaatcaaaaggaagaaataactgTGCTGTTGTTGAAAGCTTTCTCCTGGAGAATATAAAACAGTATGAATCTCCTTCTTTCCCACTGCCCATCACATCCAAACGTAATGAATTTGGTCTTTCTTCTAATTAACACTGAAAAGTTCATACTCCTGAAATTAGACCAATAGGCACCAGATGGTAggaataaaaatggagaaatcagCCACTCTGGGTCAGAATGACCAACAAGTTTCCCAGCTCCAAGTGTGTTTGGTAGAGCCACAGGTTTGCGGCAACAGGGAGCACAACTGTATGGCGAAAATCCTCCCTCCAAACCCACCATGAAATGCAACTCATGTTTTCCAACCAAACATGAGATAAAGGAGACTGCATTATTACTGCCAAAATACTCAAGGAAGTACCTTTTTCTACGACATAGAGCCTAATGTGTCCAGGCTGGACAACGATGTCAGGAGGGTTTTTGACATCACAGATATAGGTGCCATTGTGTATAAACTGCATATTTTCTATGTTGATTGATGCATCTTTCTTGTCAAGGTCTCCAGCCCAGCTGATTCTGTCTTTAAATGGTGGATAATTCCCAAGGTACACTTGCCCTTGGGAGTAGTGGAAAAACTGCAATTAGAAAAAAGGAACACATGAACTATTCTCAAAGGCAGAATTCCTAAACTCTGTAATGCGCATGCTATGAAAGGTTCTTTTAAAGACTTCATACGGAAAGAAACGCAacatctctctccccctccccctccccctctctctcctcctttcttcGGTCTccctgttgccgaggctggactgtactgccgtgatctcggctcgctgcaacctccctgcctggaactcctgtgattctcctgcctcggcctgccgacTGCCTGGGATTGCAAgcacacgccgccacgcctgactggtttttgtatttttggtggagacggggttttgctgtgttgaccgggctggcctccagctcctgacctggagtgttctgcctgcctcagcctcccgaggtgctgggtttgcagatggagtctcgctcactcaatgctcaatgctgcccaggctggagtgcagtggtgtgatctcggctcgctgcaacctccacctcccagccgcctgccttggcctcccaaagtactaagattacagcctctgcccggccgccaccccgtctaggaagtgaggagcgtctctgcctggctgcccatcctctgggatgtgaggagcccctctgcccggccgccccgtctgggatgtgaggagcacctctgcccggccaccccgtctgggaagtgaggagcgcctctgcccggccaccaccccgtctgggatgtgaggagcgcctctgcctggccgctgtgcaatcttccaagtgtgaagtgacagcctttctgcacgtgtacccaacagctccaaagagacagcgaccatcgagaacgggccatgatgacaatggtggttttgtcgaaaagaaaagggagaaatgtggggaaaa is a window encoding:
- the MPZL1 gene encoding myelin protein zero-like protein 1 isoform X2, with translation MAAPAGAGAVIAAPDSRRWLWSVLAAALGLLTAGVSALEVYTPKEIFVANGTQGKLTCKFKSTSTTGGLTSVSWSFQPEGADTTVSFFHYSQGQVYLGNYPPFKDRISWAGDLDKKDASINIENMQFIHNGTYICDVKNPPDIVVQPGHIRLYVVEKENLPVFPVWVVVGIVTAVVLGLTLLISMILAVLYRRKNSKRDYTGCSTSESLSPVKQAPRKSPSDTEGLVKSLPSGSHQGPVIYAQLDHSGGHHSDKINKSESVVYADIRKN
- the MPZL1 gene encoding myelin protein zero-like protein 1 isoform X1; amino-acid sequence: MAAPAGAGAVIAAPDSRRWLWSVLAAALGLLTAGVSALEVYTPKEIFVANGTQGKLTCKFKSTSTTGGLTSVSWSFQPEGADTTVSFFHYSQGQVYLGNYPPFKDRISWAGDLDKKDASINIENMQFIHNGTYICDVKNPPDIVVQPGHIRLYVVEKENLPVFPVWVVVGIVTAVVLGLTLLISMILAVLYRRKNSKRDYTGCSTSESLSPVKQAPRKSPSDTEGLVKSLPSGSHQMHHCVALTTGPVPSVDVGVAELHRTPGYTLRTQVVRAPG
- the MPZL1 gene encoding myelin protein zero-like protein 1 isoform X3, which produces MAAPAGAGAVIAAPDSRRWLWSVLAAALGLLTAGVSALEVYTPKEIFVANGTQGKLTCKFKSTSTTGGLTSVSWSFQPEGADTTVSFFHYSQGQVYLGNYPPFKDRISWAGDLDKKDASINIENMQFIHNGTYICDVKNPPDIVVQPGHIRLYVVEKENLPVFPVWVVVGIVTAVVLGLTLLISMILAVLYRRKNSKRDYTGAQSYMHS